A genomic stretch from Campylobacter lari subsp. concheus includes:
- the thrS gene encoding threonine--tRNA ligase translates to MTKDIIAYANNETLVDTQSFNNEINLTPIYFDNSKESLEVIRHSCAHLMAQAIKSLYPEAKFFVGPVIEDGFYYDFRVDSKISEEDLNKIEKKMKELAEAKLDITKYELSKTEVKEKFANDDLKQEVLLRIPDGKVSIYKQGEFEDLCRGPHVPNTRYLRFFKLTRVAGAYLGGDEKREMLTRIYGTAFADKESLNEYLKIIEEAKKRDHRKLGNEMKLFAFDDEIGGGLPIWLSNGAKLRSKLEHLLYKAHRLRGYEPVRGPELLKADAWKISGHYANYKENMYFTQIDEQEYGIKPMNCVGHIKIYQSDIRSYRDLPLKFFEYGVVHRHEKSGVLHGLFRVREFTQDDAHIFCMPSQIKEQVLEILSFVDTLMKAFEFDYEMEISTRPAKAIGGDEIWDIATKALKEALDEQGLKYGIDEGGGAFYGPKIDIKITDALKRKWQCGTIQVDFNLPSRFKLEYTDSDNEKKQPVMLHRAILGSFERFIGILVEHCAGELPFFIAPTQVAIVPISQNHHDYAKEIARQLLELGIDSEIYNKNESLNKKIRTAEKAHVPMILVLGDEEVANQSVALRDRRAKEQKTMTLDEFITLTKEKLSEVRF, encoded by the coding sequence ATGACAAAAGATATAATTGCATATGCAAATAATGAAACTTTGGTAGATACTCAAAGTTTTAATAATGAAATAAATTTAACTCCAATTTATTTTGATAATTCTAAAGAAAGTTTAGAAGTTATCCGCCACTCTTGTGCGCATTTAATGGCTCAAGCGATTAAAAGTTTATATCCAGAGGCTAAATTTTTCGTAGGGCCTGTGATAGAAGATGGGTTCTATTATGATTTTAGGGTCGATAGTAAGATTTCAGAAGAAGACTTAAATAAAATTGAAAAGAAAATGAAAGAACTGGCAGAAGCAAAGCTAGATATCACAAAATATGAACTCTCAAAGACTGAGGTTAAAGAAAAATTTGCTAATGATGATTTAAAACAAGAAGTTTTACTAAGAATTCCTGATGGAAAAGTAAGCATTTATAAGCAAGGTGAATTTGAAGATTTATGCCGTGGGCCTCATGTACCAAATACTAGATATTTAAGATTTTTCAAACTTACTCGTGTAGCCGGTGCGTATTTGGGTGGTGATGAAAAAAGAGAAATGCTCACAAGAATTTATGGTACCGCTTTTGCAGATAAAGAAAGTTTAAATGAATACTTAAAAATCATTGAAGAAGCTAAAAAAAGAGATCATAGAAAGCTTGGTAATGAAATGAAACTTTTTGCTTTTGATGATGAAATAGGCGGTGGACTTCCTATATGGCTTAGTAATGGTGCAAAATTAAGAAGCAAATTAGAGCATTTATTATATAAAGCACATAGATTAAGAGGCTATGAGCCTGTGCGTGGACCTGAACTTTTAAAAGCTGATGCGTGGAAAATTAGTGGGCATTATGCAAACTACAAAGAAAATATGTATTTTACGCAAATTGATGAGCAAGAATACGGCATTAAGCCGATGAATTGTGTAGGACATATTAAAATTTATCAAAGTGATATTAGAAGTTATCGTGATTTACCTTTGAAATTTTTTGAATACGGCGTGGTACACCGCCATGAAAAAAGTGGAGTTTTGCACGGGCTTTTTAGGGTAAGAGAATTTACTCAAGATGATGCGCATATTTTTTGTATGCCAAGTCAGATAAAAGAACAAGTTTTAGAAATTTTAAGCTTCGTAGATACTTTGATGAAGGCTTTTGAATTTGATTATGAAATGGAAATTTCAACACGCCCAGCAAAAGCAATAGGTGGTGATGAAATTTGGGATATAGCTACAAAGGCTTTAAAAGAAGCTTTAGATGAACAAGGTTTAAAATATGGCATTGATGAGGGCGGTGGAGCTTTCTATGGTCCAAAAATCGATATCAAAATCACTGATGCACTAAAAAGAAAATGGCAGTGTGGAACTATACAAGTAGATTTTAACTTGCCAAGCCGTTTTAAACTCGAATACACAGACTCAGATAATGAAAAAAAACAACCTGTAATGCTTCACCGTGCTATTTTAGGTTCTTTTGAAAGATTTATAGGAATTTTAGTAGAGCATTGTGCAGGTGAGTTACCATTTTTCATAGCACCAACTCAAGTAGCTATAGTGCCTATTTCGCAAAATCATCATGATTATGCAAAAGAAATAGCAAGACAACTTTTAGAGCTTGGTATTGATAGTGAAATATACAATAAAAATGAAAGCTTAAATAAAAAAATTCGCACTGCTGAAAAAGCACATGTGCCTATGATACTTGTTTTGGGTGATGAAGAAGTGGCAAATCAAAGTGTGGCTTTAAGAGATAGAAGAGCAAAAGAACAAAAAACGATGACTTTAGATGAATTTATAACCTTAACAAAGGAGAAATTAAGTGAGGTACGCTTTTGA
- the infC gene encoding translation initiation factor IF-3, with the protein MSKEKEILLNEEIQADEIRCIGDDGKVYGIISSDEALDIANRLGLDLVMIAADAKPPVCKIMDYGKFRYQQEKKQKEAKKKQKVIDIKEIKLSVKIAQNDINYKVKHASEFLEQGKHVKFRVFLKGREMGSPEAGIDLLEKIWQMVEDIADRDKEPLLEGRYVNMLVTPKKKK; encoded by the coding sequence TTGAGTAAAGAAAAAGAAATATTGCTAAATGAAGAAATTCAAGCAGATGAGATCAGATGTATAGGTGATGATGGCAAGGTTTATGGCATTATTAGTAGTGATGAAGCGCTAGATATAGCAAATAGACTAGGACTTGATTTGGTGATGATAGCCGCTGATGCTAAACCACCTGTATGTAAGATAATGGATTATGGAAAATTCCGTTATCAACAAGAAAAGAAACAAAAAGAGGCAAAGAAAAAACAAAAAGTGATTGATATAAAAGAAATCAAACTTTCTGTGAAAATCGCTCAAAATGATATTAATTATAAAGTCAAACATGCAAGTGAGTTTTTAGAACAAGGCAAGCATGTTAAATTTAGAGTGTTTTTAAAAGGACGCGAGATGGGCTCTCCTGAAGCAGGTATAGATTTACTTGAAAAAATTTGGCAAATGGTTGAAGATATAGCAGATAGAGATAAAGAACCTTTACTCGAAGGACGCTATGTGAATATGTTAGTAACTCCTAAAAAGAAAAAGTAA
- a CDS encoding bacteriohemerythrin, whose translation MKNALFWSKIYSIKHSKLDEDHKRFFLFYLDLENMINEGQYDVVLLKLISNRLLDYITNHCKQEEAYMASIRYPLLESHKRAHNKLIEEFKFIISNLNNKEFVYNELLGCLKKTFLMHIVYEDSLILRFNNYCFDLNEFQFNIEDYEKIIEVFNGINSEKDFMYICSCLEKSTHKICETFHKEIIQNNLVVTCQKCGDPIVFFDMDIDNKEEMSRLKEFVMGDRNV comes from the coding sequence ATGAAAAATGCCCTTTTTTGGAGTAAAATATATAGTATTAAACACAGCAAATTAGATGAAGATCACAAAAGATTTTTTCTATTTTATCTTGATCTTGAAAATATGATTAATGAAGGTCAGTATGATGTTGTGTTGTTGAAATTAATATCAAATAGATTATTGGATTATATTACAAATCATTGCAAACAAGAAGAAGCATATATGGCTAGTATTAGATATCCTTTGTTAGAATCGCATAAAAGAGCACATAACAAATTAATAGAGGAATTTAAATTTATAATAAGTAATCTCAATAACAAAGAATTTGTCTATAATGAATTATTGGGATGTTTAAAAAAAACTTTTTTAATGCATATAGTATATGAAGATTCATTAATTTTAAGATTTAATAATTATTGTTTTGATCTTAATGAATTTCAATTTAACATCGAAGATTATGAAAAAATTATTGAAGTGTTTAATGGTATTAATTCCGAAAAAGATTTTATGTATATATGTTCGTGTCTAGAAAAATCTACACATAAAATTTGTGAAACATTTCATAAAGAAATTATTCAAAATAATCTTGTGGTAACATGTCAAAAATGCGGCGATCCTATAGTTTTTTTTGATATGGATATTGATAATAAAGAAGAGATGTCAAGATTAAAAGAGTTTGTGATGGGAGATAGGAATGTTTAA
- a CDS encoding flagellar assembly protein A, whose translation MVFDIGRGVEPLDIIEEKYICHIEVSDKSKFFSDSFNLSQNANFVIKKGELLFEYIKPIEAKFGKDLKGRVITPKNIKINSTNNIYIDNTIKKEDQIDRIKYFAAKNGFLRKKDGKYFIDDNIYLETLDVKKVQDVSLGNDDEKLSIFIQNSDYLQDSIQSGVDVDVVNAYIKGNIDRANIKAEKIYIQGKTHSKSTISAEIAYINTHKGKLQAKIAFVDNLENGEINAEIVFVKYALGGTIKANFIYIENCVNYCCVYPKSYLVIEKITGHTNTFEVNSQRFIDDEESIVEYYENLSKDIKKKLDYFSYQIRKIKNYVYERQNKIYTYDKIDENLDFVKQYNEKLDEYKKVLGCYQNALKLAYAVNIFLNRIYETAFYAKIAVEYNYGEDNLINFIHKPNKIDIRYILQKNDKNKVFFMQNKLDIALEKEEKFNREEISWINISKKDYF comes from the coding sequence TTGGTTTTTGATATAGGTAGGGGTGTAGAGCCGCTTGATATTATAGAAGAAAAATATATCTGTCATATAGAAGTTTCAGATAAGAGTAAATTTTTTTCCGATAGTTTTAATTTAAGTCAAAATGCTAATTTTGTAATTAAAAAAGGGGAATTATTATTCGAATACATAAAACCTATTGAAGCAAAATTTGGTAAAGACTTAAAAGGTCGAGTTATAACTCCAAAAAACATAAAAATAAATTCTACAAATAATATTTATATTGACAACACTATAAAAAAAGAAGATCAGATAGATCGTATAAAATATTTTGCAGCCAAAAATGGATTTTTAAGAAAAAAAGATGGGAAATATTTTATTGATGACAATATTTATCTAGAAACTTTAGATGTAAAAAAAGTTCAAGATGTTAGCTTAGGCAATGATGATGAAAAATTAAGTATTTTTATACAAAATAGTGATTACTTACAAGATAGTATTCAATCGGGTGTAGATGTAGATGTGGTTAATGCATATATCAAAGGTAATATTGATAGAGCCAATATAAAGGCAGAAAAAATATATATTCAAGGAAAAACACATTCAAAATCAACAATTAGTGCTGAAATTGCATATATTAATACTCATAAAGGAAAATTACAAGCTAAAATTGCATTTGTTGATAATTTAGAAAATGGAGAAATTAACGCAGAAATTGTTTTTGTTAAATATGCTTTAGGTGGAACAATTAAAGCTAATTTTATTTATATTGAAAATTGTGTTAATTATTGTTGTGTTTATCCAAAATCTTATCTTGTAATAGAAAAAATTACAGGTCATACAAATACTTTTGAAGTTAATTCACAGCGTTTCATTGATGATGAAGAATCTATAGTTGAATATTATGAAAATTTATCTAAAGATATTAAAAAGAAACTAGATTATTTTTCTTATCAAATAAGAAAAATAAAAAATTATGTTTATGAAAGACAAAATAAAATTTATACATACGATAAAATAGATGAAAATTTAGATTTTGTTAAACAATATAATGAAAAATTAGATGAGTATAAAAAAGTTTTAGGTTGCTATCAAAACGCATTAAAACTAGCATATGCGGTAAATATTTTTTTAAATAGAATTTATGAAACAGCATTTTATGCAAAAATTGCTGTAGAATATAATTATGGAGAAGATAATTTAATTAATTTTATTCACAAACCAAACAAAATCGATATAAGATATATTTTGCAAAAAAATGATAAAAATAAAGTATTTTTCATGCAAAATAAACTAGATATTGCTTTGGAAAAAGAAGAAAAATTTAATAGAGAAGAAATATCTTGGATCAATATAAGCAAAAAAGATTATTTTTAA
- a CDS encoding DNA adenine methylase, with translation MDQYKQKRLFLKKENPFFLKEQIITYLGNKRSLLEFLNQGFKFAQNELKKDKFSFCDVFSGSGVVSRFVRPYASFIMANDLEDYSKIINECYLSNQNEQLLQELKKYYVFLTSDLKLKKGFISELYAPNDDEYIQKNERVFYTLKNAMYLDSMREKISSLPSNIQKYFIAPLIYEASVHANTSGVFKGFYKDKNGIGKFGGNGANALTRIKGDITLKMPIFSNFICEYEVFQKDANILAKELDSFDVAYLDPPYNQHPYGSNYFMLNLIANYNKPKEISKVSGIPKDWNRSAFNKEKKAEDTLFDLINDLKAKIVLLSYNCEGFVKKENFTKRLQSLGECFVLEQKYNAFRASRNLSKRSMHIQEQLYVLKKKN, from the coding sequence TTGGATCAATATAAGCAAAAAAGATTATTTTTAAAAAAAGAAAATCCATTTTTTTTAAAAGAACAAATTATTACCTATCTTGGCAATAAAAGATCCTTGCTTGAATTTTTAAATCAAGGCTTTAAATTTGCGCAAAATGAGCTCAAAAAAGACAAATTTAGCTTTTGTGATGTGTTTAGTGGCTCTGGTGTAGTTTCGCGTTTTGTGAGACCTTATGCAAGTTTTATTATGGCAAATGATTTAGAAGATTATTCTAAAATCATCAATGAATGCTATTTGAGTAATCAAAACGAGCAGCTTTTACAAGAATTAAAAAAATATTATGTTTTTTTAACTTCCGATTTAAAACTCAAAAAAGGCTTTATAAGTGAGCTTTATGCGCCAAATGATGATGAGTATATTCAAAAGAATGAAAGAGTTTTTTACACGCTTAAAAATGCGATGTATTTAGACTCTATGCGGGAAAAAATTTCAAGTCTGCCAAGCAATATACAAAAATACTTTATCGCACCACTTATCTATGAAGCAAGTGTGCATGCAAACACAAGTGGGGTTTTTAAGGGCTTTTATAAAGATAAAAATGGCATTGGTAAATTTGGAGGAAATGGGGCAAATGCACTTACTCGAATAAAAGGTGATATAACTTTAAAAATGCCTATTTTTTCAAATTTTATTTGCGAGTATGAGGTTTTTCAAAAAGATGCAAATATTTTAGCTAAAGAGCTTGATAGCTTTGATGTGGCGTATTTAGATCCACCTTATAATCAGCATCCTTATGGATCAAATTATTTTATGTTAAATTTAATCGCTAATTATAATAAACCAAAGGAAATTTCAAAGGTTTCTGGTATACCAAAAGACTGGAACCGCAGTGCTTTTAACAAAGAAAAAAAGGCCGAAGATACTTTATTTGATTTGATAAATGATTTAAAAGCTAAGATTGTATTGCTTTCTTATAATTGTGAAGGTTTTGTAAAAAAAGAAAATTTCACAAAAAGACTCCAAAGTCTTGGGGAATGCTTTGTACTTGAGCAAAAGTATAATGCTTTTAGAGCCAGCAGAAACCTCTCTAAACGTTCTATGCACATACAAGAACAACTTTATGTGTTAAAAAAGAAGAATTAG
- the rpmI gene encoding 50S ribosomal protein L35, with the protein MPKMKSVKSAVKRFKVGKNKIKRGAAYRSHILTKKPAKRMRDLRTSKYVHSTNVKAVEKMLGI; encoded by the coding sequence ATGCCAAAAATGAAAAGCGTTAAAAGTGCTGTTAAACGCTTCAAAGTAGGTAAAAATAAAATCAAAAGAGGTGCTGCTTATAGAAGCCACATTTTGACTAAAAAACCTGCTAAAAGAATGCGTGATCTTCGCACTTCTAAGTATGTTCACTCAACCAATGTTAAAGCGGTTGAAAAAATGTTAGGAATTTAA
- the rplT gene encoding 50S ribosomal protein L20: MARVKTGVVRRRRHKKVLKLARGFYSGRRKHFRKAKEQLERSLVYAYRDRRRKKRDFRRLWIVRINAACRLNDISYSRFINGLKKAGIELDRKILADLAMNDAAAFAKIADAAKKAL; encoded by the coding sequence ATGGCAAGAGTAAAAACTGGTGTTGTAAGACGCCGCAGACATAAAAAAGTTTTAAAACTTGCGCGTGGTTTTTATAGTGGTCGCCGCAAACACTTTAGAAAAGCTAAAGAACAATTAGAAAGAAGTTTGGTTTATGCGTATCGTGATAGACGTCGCAAAAAACGTGATTTCCGTCGTCTTTGGATAGTACGTATCAATGCAGCTTGTAGACTAAATGATATTAGTTATTCAAGATTTATAAATGGTCTTAAAAAAGCAGGTATTGAGCTTGATAGAAAAATCTTAGCTGATTTAGCGATGAATGATGCAGCTGCTTTTGCTAAAATCGCAGATGCTGCTAAAAAAGCACTTTAA
- a CDS encoding DNA ligase, translating into MLLKKHFNLTTRLFISLVFLFTLFLNPLFAKDILLFKVYDEKAFKDVNLSHYLMSEKLDGVRGLWSGKSMQTRAGNAIKLPLFFTKNFPKFELDGELWIKRASFEEISSLIRQENPDEKLWQKVSYNVFDVPNACEEFKLNPCTLEARLEVLKKYLAKNPNDFIKIIPQTHIKDKNHLEQFYQDIISHKGEGVIIRLNNAPYEKKRSNNAYKLKPFDDTECVVKKHFEGKGKFEGKMGSLLCEAVIEDKKVSFKIGSGFKESDRLNPPPVGAIITFKYNGLTKNGKPKFASFLRVRENSILR; encoded by the coding sequence ATGCTGCTAAAAAAGCACTTTAATCTTACTACAAGGCTTTTTATAAGCCTTGTTTTTCTCTTTACTCTCTTTTTAAATCCTCTTTTTGCTAAAGATATTTTACTTTTTAAAGTTTATGATGAAAAAGCATTTAAAGATGTAAATTTAAGCCATTATCTCATGAGTGAAAAGCTCGATGGCGTAAGAGGGCTTTGGAGTGGCAAGTCTATGCAAACAAGAGCGGGAAATGCTATAAAACTTCCTTTATTTTTCACAAAAAACTTTCCTAAATTTGAGCTAGATGGAGAACTTTGGATAAAAAGAGCTTCTTTTGAAGAAATTTCATCTTTAATACGCCAAGAAAATCCTGATGAAAAACTTTGGCAAAAAGTAAGTTACAATGTCTTTGATGTGCCAAATGCTTGTGAGGAATTTAAACTTAATCCTTGTACCTTAGAAGCAAGATTAGAAGTTTTAAAAAAGTATTTAGCTAAAAATCCAAATGATTTTATAAAAATCATACCACAAACTCATATTAAAGATAAAAATCATTTAGAACAGTTTTACCAAGATATCATTTCGCATAAAGGTGAGGGTGTGATCATAAGATTAAACAACGCGCCTTATGAAAAGAAAAGATCAAACAATGCTTACAAACTAAAACCTTTTGATGATACAGAATGTGTTGTAAAAAAACATTTTGAAGGCAAAGGAAAATTTGAAGGTAAAATGGGATCTTTACTTTGTGAAGCAGTGATTGAGGATAAAAAAGTGAGTTTTAAAATAGGTTCAGGTTTTAAAGAAAGCGATCGTTTAAACCCTCCTCCAGTTGGTGCTATCATCACTTTTAAATACAATGGCTTAACCAAAAATGGCAAGCCAAAATTTGCTAGTTTTTTAAGAGTGCGTGAAAATAGCATTTTAAGATAA
- a CDS encoding metal ABC transporter permease has protein sequence MLELLSSSFTQNAFLAAFLTSIACGIMGTLIMINRLSSMAGGITHGAFGGIGIAFYFGLPVLVSTSLFTLFLALLVAFLVQKYPFRSDNIVGVIWAFGMAVGIILIDLTPGYNNDLMGYLFGSILSVPTQDIVLFAVIDVIFIILVSLFYRQFEILSFDKEFASLRGVKTNLFHYLLIAMMAFCIVISIKIVGLVLVIALLSIPAFIAESFSKKLGQMMIISTLLSISFCMIGLFVSFYYNLASGACIIASACMGFVLYLCFSAFLKKS, from the coding sequence ATGCTTGAACTTTTATCTAGCTCTTTTACACAAAATGCTTTTTTGGCTGCATTTTTAACTAGTATTGCTTGTGGGATTATGGGGACCTTGATCATGATCAACCGCTTAAGCTCTATGGCAGGAGGCATTACGCACGGGGCTTTTGGGGGCATAGGTATAGCATTTTATTTTGGTTTGCCAGTACTTGTTAGCACAAGTTTGTTTACTCTTTTTTTAGCCTTGCTTGTAGCGTTTTTAGTACAAAAATATCCTTTTAGAAGCGATAATATAGTCGGGGTTATATGGGCTTTTGGAATGGCTGTTGGTATCATACTCATAGACCTAACCCCTGGGTATAATAATGATTTAATGGGGTATTTATTTGGTAGTATTTTGTCTGTACCTACGCAAGATATAGTTTTATTTGCAGTGATTGATGTGATTTTTATCATTTTAGTATCGCTTTTTTATCGTCAATTTGAAATTCTAAGCTTTGATAAAGAATTTGCGAGTTTAAGAGGGGTTAAAACCAATCTTTTTCATTATCTTTTAATCGCAATGATGGCTTTTTGTATCGTGATCAGCATCAAGATAGTAGGACTTGTGCTAGTAATAGCCTTGCTTAGCATACCTGCATTTATCGCTGAGAGCTTTTCTAAAAAGCTTGGGCAAATGATGATCATCTCTACGCTTTTGAGCATAAGTTTTTGCATGATAGGGCTTTTTGTAAGTTTTTATTATAATCTTGCAAGTGGAGCTTGTATCATAGCTAGTGCTTGCATGGGTTTTGTGCTTTACCTTTGCTTTAGCGCTTTTTTAAAGAAAAGTTAA
- a CDS encoding metal ABC transporter ATP-binding protein: MIKINIKNLNFSYNQDEVLKNINLNYESKDFLAIVGPNGGGKSTLLKLILGLLNSHKNINFENLSLKDIGYVPQNTLANPNFPVRVLEVVMMGRVDKKFFGFYTKKDQEQALLALEKVGMRNFWDKKINELSGGQRQRVYIARALASECKLLILDEPTASIDTKGSVQIFELLKKLHENGVGVIVICHDLNVSLAYANKIAYLNKELFLHENTPEKKAHLLAHLSQNHTHFCDVELSLEQCCCEGKNHA, translated from the coding sequence ATGATAAAAATCAATATTAAAAATTTAAACTTTTCATATAATCAAGATGAGGTTTTAAAAAATATCAACCTAAACTATGAAAGTAAAGACTTTTTAGCCATAGTAGGGCCAAATGGCGGGGGCAAATCTACACTTTTAAAACTCATACTAGGCTTACTAAATAGTCATAAAAATATAAACTTTGAAAACTTGAGTTTAAAAGATATAGGTTATGTCCCACAAAATACTTTAGCTAATCCAAACTTTCCAGTGCGCGTGCTAGAAGTGGTGATGATGGGAAGGGTGGATAAAAAATTCTTTGGTTTTTATACCAAAAAAGATCAAGAGCAAGCTTTACTAGCCTTAGAAAAAGTAGGTATGAGAAATTTTTGGGATAAAAAAATCAACGAATTAAGCGGAGGTCAAAGACAAAGAGTTTACATCGCAAGAGCCCTAGCAAGTGAATGCAAGCTTTTAATCCTTGATGAGCCTACTGCAAGTATAGATACTAAAGGCTCGGTGCAGATTTTTGAACTTTTGAAAAAATTACACGAAAATGGTGTTGGCGTGATAGTAATATGCCATGATTTAAATGTGAGCTTAGCTTATGCAAATAAAATCGCATATTTAAACAAAGAATTATTCTTGCATGAAAACACCCCTGAAAAAAAAGCGCATTTACTAGCACATTTAAGCCAAAATCACACGCATTTTTGTGATGTGGAGCTTAGCCTGGAGCAGTGTTGCTGTGAAGGAAAAAACCATGCTTGA
- a CDS encoding metal ABC transporter solute-binding protein, Zn/Mn family codes for MIRFILLCFLSVFTYAKPIISVSIPPQAFFVEKIAQDSVVVNTLIPPNADEHNFEFKPSGILKLEKSDIYFTANLEFEKIWILKLKDNLKNTKIISTQNGIDFLPLQEHAHEGHHHGDDPHTWLDPLLAKTHAKNITLALIEQYPQNKAFYEQNLENFLKEMDALNLQIQDLFKNVKNKHFLVYHPSWGYFAKRYHLSQIPVEIEGKEPKPKDLAKLSKLIQKEQIKAIFVPKGANNNTIKAMASNYNLKIIELDHLPNDYKNELLKDAKNIASVLQ; via the coding sequence ATGATACGATTTATTTTGCTATGCTTTTTAAGTGTTTTTACCTACGCTAAACCTATTATAAGCGTGAGTATCCCGCCACAAGCTTTTTTTGTAGAAAAAATAGCGCAAGATAGTGTTGTTGTAAATACACTCATACCACCGAATGCAGATGAACACAATTTTGAATTTAAACCAAGTGGTATTTTGAAACTTGAAAAAAGTGATATTTACTTCACAGCCAATTTAGAATTTGAAAAAATTTGGATTTTAAAACTTAAAGATAATCTTAAAAATACCAAAATCATCTCTACTCAAAATGGTATTGATTTTTTACCTTTGCAAGAGCATGCGCATGAAGGACATCATCATGGAGATGACCCTCACACATGGCTTGATCCGCTTTTAGCAAAAACTCATGCTAAAAATATCACTCTAGCACTTATAGAACAATACCCACAAAATAAAGCATTTTATGAGCAAAATTTAGAAAATTTCTTAAAAGAAATGGATGCATTAAATTTACAAATACAAGATTTATTTAAAAATGTAAAAAACAAGCACTTTTTAGTCTATCATCCATCTTGGGGGTATTTTGCAAAAAGATATCATCTAAGCCAAATTCCTGTAGAAATAGAAGGAAAAGAACCTAAACCAAAAGACTTAGCCAAGCTTTCAAAACTCATACAAAAAGAGCAAATAAAAGCTATTTTTGTACCAAAGGGAGCTAATAACAATACTATTAAAGCTATGGCGAGTAATTATAATCTTAAAATCATAGAACTTGATCATTTGCCAAATGATTATAAAAATGAGCTTTTAAAAGATGCAAAAAATATAGCAAGCGTTTTACAATGA
- a CDS encoding Fur family transcriptional regulator — MDVLELLKKHDIAMTTLRVEILQILSLAKTPLSYDQFNIKANKTSFYRNMELFEKKGIVNKSELNRKSFYELADHAKAYFVCDVCHVISDIKMPKIKGVIKSVVVKGICEKCEDAQ, encoded by the coding sequence ATGGATGTACTAGAATTATTAAAAAAACATGATATAGCTATGACGACTTTGCGTGTAGAGATATTGCAAATTTTATCTCTTGCCAAAACCCCATTAAGCTATGATCAATTTAACATTAAAGCGAATAAAACTAGTTTTTATAGAAATATGGAGCTTTTTGAAAAAAAAGGCATTGTAAATAAAAGCGAGTTAAATCGCAAAAGCTTTTATGAGTTGGCAGATCATGCTAAAGCATACTTTGTGTGTGATGTTTGTCATGTTATTAGTGATATAAAAATGCCAAAAATAAAGGGTGTGATAAAGAGTGTGGTTGTAAAAGGTATATGTGAAAAATGTGAGGATGCGCAATGA
- a CDS encoding class I SAM-dependent methyltransferase has protein sequence MNLWNKKAKSYARYNPNLNEIQKATFAKLGSLQGKSVVDIGCGSGVWTLHLAQKAKSVLGVDSSSAMLEILQEDAKTHAISNIKTLNLDFENFYKNNNIKFDLAFLSMSPALQNEKDYKAFLNLASKKVYLGWASRRKSSFLDPIFEHFNTHFKGFYEEDLQGFLNAQNIPYEVEIFNETRVVKRDKDSAMENALWHLSMNGLNVNKQELESFVKDEIEEIIEAKIKLLVID, from the coding sequence ATGAATTTATGGAATAAAAAAGCAAAAAGCTATGCAAGGTATAATCCTAATTTAAACGAAATTCAAAAAGCTACTTTTGCAAAACTTGGATCCTTACAAGGTAAAAGTGTGGTAGATATAGGCTGTGGGAGCGGTGTTTGGACTTTGCATTTAGCACAAAAAGCAAAAAGTGTTTTGGGTGTAGATAGCTCTAGCGCTATGCTTGAAATTTTACAAGAAGATGCAAAAACTCATGCCATATCAAATATAAAAACTTTAAATTTAGACTTTGAAAATTTTTATAAAAACAATAATATAAAATTTGACTTAGCCTTTTTGAGTATGTCTCCTGCTTTACAAAATGAAAAAGACTATAAAGCTTTTTTAAACTTAGCTTCTAAAAAAGTGTATTTAGGCTGGGCAAGTAGGCGTAAAAGTAGCTTTTTAGATCCTATATTTGAGCATTTTAACACGCATTTTAAAGGCTTTTACGAAGAGGACTTGCAAGGTTTTTTAAATGCACAAAATATCCCTTATGAGGTTGAAATTTTTAACGAAACTAGAGTGGTAAAAAGAGATAAAGATAGTGCTATGGAAAATGCTTTATGGCATTTGAGTATGAATGGCCTTAATGTAAACAAACAAGAGTTAGAAAGCTTTGTAAAAGATGAGATAGAAGAGATTATAGAGGCTAAGATAAAACTTTTGGTTATTGATTAA